aattttatttagattCATTATGTAGAACATATCAGTAATCAACCACAACACGGTCAAAAATAAACCATTAATAGCATTCAGCACAGTATCTTTAACGCCATCAATGACATAAGATTTGACACATTGAAATGAAAATGCACAACAAGAAAGCACATCAAAACACAATCTCGaattgtcatttttattttctggtGTCATTATTTGCATCCTGTGAAAAAATTCAAACTTACAGAAATTGCGACTAATAATATGACAATTTCTGTGGGGCCAACATGACATCATAACTTGAGCATGATATTAAAATGTCCATATTTTTGAACTTAAAAACATACGTTCGACATCATTTAGCACCTTAGATTCTCTTCAATGCGAAATGCATTCAACAATGAGACACTGTCAGCACAAACTAATGTTGCTTTCCTAAGCTAGATTGTTCTGTTCAGAGTTTTTTTGCAGAGAGATAAAGCCAATGTTGGCTTTATCTCTCTGCATGGCACTGCTAGAGTTATAAAAGATATGAGTATAACGTTTCCAATTTATATGTAATTACTTCTAGTTATAATTTACGTGATAATTCCTAAATTGATCCTTAGGATATCAATTCAAATCCTTTGCAAGGAAATATGCAAAAATGATGGTAGTTTCCTCATTCACGGCCTTTTAAATTGTTAGTGACGGTCTATAACTTTGAGATCTGTATGttcaaaataaatgttaaacACATTGCTAACGGACACATCAATCGATTCATCACCAAATCTTTGAAAGTCTTAAAATGATAGCGTGCTCACTACTCTGTAAACCACATATGCTCTTTTGACAATCCTTAAGatcttaaaatataaaaaaatgactatcCTTTTTCTACCATTATTTGGTTTtgtataaaaatgtttatagATTAATCAATAACTCTAAATGAGATAATCTTTCCTACTTTTGTCTGCTATTTTTTGAGTGTTCACCCTGAATGAGTGAACTAACCACTTTCTTCatatatgtatttgtatttttatattaatcAAATAGACTGTCAGTTCCAAAATTACTTCTATATAATTGCTGTGTATAGttcattaaatcttttttgATAACAGTATTTGTCCTGAAGAAATGATAATGCTGCATTTTAGGGTTTAGATGTGGAGTGGTGCAAATCATGTGACACAGGTTTACCACAACCAGACGCAGTATTTTACATGGACATTAGTGTAGATGAAGCAAGCAACAGGGGTGGTTTTGGTGGTGAGCGTTATGAAGTGTCTGATTTTCAAAAGAAAGTGCAGCAAttatttttaaccttaaaagATGATTCCTGGAGGGTACttgtttttatcattattaATTATATCCGTGCAAATATAAAATGTTGTTCATTAACCTTTCTGGTTAAACAAGAATGTTCAAAGCAACTCATTTTTTTCCCATCTTGTTTGAAATTAGAATGTCTGTATTAGTATTCTCTGTTTGCCACTTTAATACATTTTTAGCACTTGAATTCAAAATTTCAAGAGTATTTTTACTATGACCTAAAATTGGCAAAATAAACATAGTGAGGAAGCAGTTAATAAAATGTTGTCTTTGTTTTAGGTAATTGATGCTAGACTGTCAGTGGAAAAGATTCATATGAGTTTGCGTGAGAAGGTTTGGGATATCATTGAGCAGTGTAAGCACAAGCCATTGTTAAtgtcactttttaaaaaaacaatcaacAACGTCTGTAACTAAAATATTAggctttttttaatatataaaaggAAAAATGCTATTTATGATTAGAAATacacataataatatttattacaaaatttttaagcaCTTGCGTTAAATCAAGTTTTATACATTATATAATATATGCTTACAAATTCTTTGATTGTCCAATCTTTCTTGTgatttacttttcttttttacagaTTTGTCTTTTTCTGAACATTTCATTCCACGCACTTATAGTTTTACTGTAATCAAGGGAAGTAACTTTGCCCCACAatgaaataaatacattttttcgtCCTTTACTTTGTGTAAAATGCAAGACCATCATTGCTTTTATACTCCCTTTATCTACTGTATGCTGTTTTCTCCGGAATCCTATATTTATTTGCATAACTTTCTATAAATTCACAAGTATAGATATTAATAGGTATTGTGAGTATTTTTCTGCTTTTAAAAGTTGATCACAGCAAACAGAAGCTACCTTTCAAATTTTGACAAACGTCACGATTGCTTCTCATTTTCATCATGCTACACTAAACTGCAAATAAGAACATCCTTGCATTTGCATTTAGTGTCTGGCAGTGAGCGGCTCAATCTGCAGTCCTCATCACTGGGAGTTGCAGATAAACTAACAAGAAAAATCTTAGTTTTTTATAAGTAGTTGCTTTAAACCGAAGCTTTATCCTTTCAAATAAAGTCAATTTTCATATATAACTGCAAATAATAATTGAATCATTTCTTTTTCTGAAGCAATTATTTATAGAAACTACTTgctattttttataaagaattgGCAACAAAATTAGTCCTTTGAAAAATTAAGTAGCCTGAGAAAGTGTTCTGTTTTTCTGAAAATAATTTCGATGAGAAATCGTTTTTCCTTTGTCTTATTTATAACAAATTAGCTTTCTTTGAAAAAGTATCTGATTAACAAAGCAACCTTGAAACAATCTTTAACCGCAGAATTCGCTATATAACAATTAATTGCTTATTTATCGTACAATCACTGTACATCCATTTTCTGTTCAAAATGTTAGGCTTTTTCTGTCCACTGTTTTTAAGGTATCAATGTTGGTCAGGACATTAAAAATACATATCTCTaaatttactttcattttttcGTCAATATAACTTGTAGTGATATACATAAGGATGTCATAGTCAAATTAGCAGCATcgaaaagaaatagaaaagttGGATCTTAAAATGAGTTTGTTATTATCTCAAGTATGGAAATCTTGTCTTCAACAGACCAAGAAGGATACGTCGACGTTGTTTTTATACTTAAGACGTGGTGTTTGCACAAGAAATATTATGTCATGCTGTTGCTTGGCAGCGAATCGAAAGACATGTGATAATAATAGACAACCTAAGTTGGTCTTTATTACCAGACAACTTCATGTATCCAAAACGAGACATAACACAGAGAAAAAGTTTCAAACCAAAGTTTTAACATTTAGCAATCCcataaaatatatttcgttgaaaattaagttatttttaatgCAGACCTATTTCGACCGTGACTTTCGAGAAGATCAATTTATTGCTGGAGCCAAAcaggtaattttttgttgttgcgtttttattttgtttccaaAGAGACCTCTTGATCCCAAGGAATCCggagaaacttttaaaacctgCCATTACAAGTTTCACTAGGCTCTATTTTGCAGAACATCAAAAAATGTACTTTCATGATTTTATCTTTCACCAAGGGAATCTACCAacttaaatgaaaaaatatgctATGCTTAATGGCAAAATGTTCTGTCcgctaattaaattttaaaaaataacaatttggTTCAAATATATTAGATGACAAGGAATCTATCCTGTtgtttgttgataattttatatttaattatagGCTATTGTTTTTGTGTCCAATCATCTTTCAGATGGTAACTTTACTGGTTTAAATGAAGTCCTTACACCTGAGGTACGTTAGCACATgtacttgtgttttgtattaagtTGGTAATGaacttgtgttttgtattaagtCGCTGATATACTTCTGTTTTGTATTAAGTCGCAGATGTACTTGTGTTTGTATTAACCcgctgatgtacttgtgttttgtattaagtcgctgatgtacttgtgtttGTATTAGCCcgctgatgtacttgtgttttgtattaagtcgctgatgtacttgtgtttGTATTAGCCcgctgatgtacttgtgtttGTATTAACCcgctgatgtacttgtgttttgtattaagtCGCTAATGTATTTGTGTTTTGTACTAAGTcgctgatgtacttgtgttttttattaacccgctgatgtacttgtgtttGTATTAACCcgctgatgtacttgtgtttGTATTAACCCGCTGATGTAattgtgttttgtattaagtcgctaatgtacttgtgttttgtattaagtcgctgatgtacttgtgttttgtattaagtcgctgatgtacttgtgttttgtattaagtcgctgatgtacttgtgttttgtattaacCCGCTGATGTAATTTTGGTTGTACTAAGTTgctgatgtacttgtgttttgtattaagtcgctgatgtacttgtgttttgtattaagtcgctgatgtacttgtgttttgtattaacCCGCTGATGTAATTTTGGTTGTACTAAGTTgctgatgtacttgtgttttgtattaagtcgctgatgtacttgtgttttgtattaagtcgctgatgtacttgtgttttgtattaacCCGCTGATGTAATTTTGGTTGTACTA
The genomic region above belongs to Hydractinia symbiolongicarpus strain clone_291-10 chromosome 4, HSymV2.1, whole genome shotgun sequence and contains:
- the LOC130641102 gene encoding uncharacterized protein LOC130641102, translating into MTTRGALIILEGCDRSGKSTQCKKLVDYLQNNGQQAELWRFPERSTAIGQVINSYIAKETELHDRAVHLLFSANRWELVPLINEKLKSGVTLIVDRYAYSGVAFTAAKGLDVEWCKSCDTGLPQPDAVFYMDISVDEASNRGGFGGERYEVSDFQKKVQQLFLTLKDDSWRVIDARLSVEKIHMSLREKVWDIIEQCKHKPLLMSLFKKTINNVCN
- the LOC130641101 gene encoding m-AAA protease-interacting protein 1, mitochondrial-like; its protein translation is MSLLLSQVWKSCLQQTKKDTSTLFLYLRRGVCTRNIMSCCCLAANRKTCDNNRQPKLVFITRQLHVSKTRHNTEKKFQTKVLTFSNPIKYISLKIKLFLMQTYFDRDFREDQFIAGAKQAIVFVSNHLSDGNFTGLNEVLTPEGMSASRQLYFNAKKSSSSLRVDESDFVNISMKDVDFEYGDEGRKWAYVLVVCICTAKEAVTKTFGNIDIIATRTRILKYSFRREYTAGVESYWLVDRLEHA